A genomic stretch from Haloarchaeobius amylolyticus includes:
- a CDS encoding twin-arginine translocase TatA/TatE family subunit — protein MALEITPLFIGGGLGGPEMIVIFLIVVLLFGANKIPKIARSTGEAMGEFQKGREEVEQELQEMRDGATADVDTSLDSSADTTTETVSETETVSDTDTVSDTESTSDSN, from the coding sequence ATGGCACTCGAAATCACACCACTGTTCATCGGAGGCGGCCTCGGCGGTCCCGAGATGATCGTCATCTTCCTCATCGTCGTGCTGCTCTTCGGTGCGAACAAGATCCCGAAGATCGCACGCTCGACCGGTGAGGCGATGGGCGAATTCCAGAAAGGGCGGGAAGAAGTCGAACAGGAACTGCAGGAGATGCGCGACGGCGCGACGGCCGACGTCGACACGTCCCTCGACAGCTCCGCCGACACCACCACGGAGACGGTCTCCGAGACGGAGACGGTCTCTGACACCGACACGGTCTCCGACACCGAGTCGACGTCCGACTCGAACTGA
- a CDS encoding redoxin domain-containing protein: protein MVDVGDDAPDFTAPLANGDVDSFTLSEHLDEAPLVLAFFPGAFTGVCTTEMCTFQDQLAGFEDVGATVYGVSVDSPFSLNEFREKNGLEFGLVSDFNKEIIDDYGVRMDFEDLGVYGVAKRSVFVVNEDGEVTWSWVSDDPGVEPDYEAVKEAAAAAE from the coding sequence ATGGTAGACGTAGGCGACGACGCTCCCGACTTCACCGCACCGCTCGCAAACGGCGACGTTGACTCCTTCACGCTCTCGGAGCACCTCGACGAGGCGCCGCTCGTGCTGGCGTTCTTCCCCGGCGCGTTCACCGGCGTCTGCACGACGGAGATGTGCACGTTCCAGGACCAGCTCGCCGGCTTCGAGGACGTCGGCGCCACGGTCTACGGCGTCTCCGTCGACTCGCCGTTCTCGCTGAACGAGTTCCGTGAGAAGAACGGGCTCGAGTTCGGGCTCGTCAGCGACTTCAACAAGGAGATCATCGACGACTACGGCGTCCGCATGGACTTCGAGGATCTCGGCGTCTACGGCGTCGCCAAGCGCTCCGTCTTCGTCGTGAACGAGGACGGCGAGGTCACGTGGTCCTGGGTCAGCGACGACCCCGGCGTCGAGCCGGACTACGAGGCCGTCAAGGAAGCCGCCGCCGCAGCCGAGTAA